Proteins found in one Paraburkholderia caballeronis genomic segment:
- a CDS encoding tripartite tricarboxylate transporter TctB family protein, with translation MQKLAGGNRKEYLAGGLMVVTGLGAMARGMSYNVGTLTAMGPGFFPVALGVLMAVIGAAIVVVTRLSTPREKEARLPPEWKAWACILAGIAAFVVVGKYGGLVPATLAVVFISAMGDRGNTWKSALTLAVSMTVLAVVVFWWALQLQFPLFSWG, from the coding sequence ATGCAGAAGCTGGCAGGCGGTAACCGCAAGGAGTATCTGGCGGGCGGGTTGATGGTCGTGACCGGGCTCGGCGCGATGGCACGGGGCATGTCGTACAACGTCGGTACGTTGACGGCGATGGGGCCGGGGTTTTTTCCGGTTGCGCTGGGCGTCCTGATGGCCGTCATCGGGGCGGCCATCGTGGTGGTGACGCGTCTGTCGACGCCGCGGGAGAAGGAGGCGCGGCTGCCGCCGGAATGGAAGGCATGGGCGTGCATCCTGGCGGGCATTGCCGCCTTCGTCGTCGTGGGCAAATACGGCGGCCTCGTGCCGGCGACGCTGGCCGTCGTGTTCATTTCCGCAATGGGCGACCGCGGGAACACATGGAAGAGCGCGTTGACCCTCGCCGTCTCGATGACGGTGCTGGCGGTCGTGGTCTTCTGGTGGGCGCTCCAGTTGCAGTTTCCGCTGTTTTCGTGGGGCTAA
- a CDS encoding porin: MRKLTIAAAMMAAATACHAQSSVTLYGLIDEAVRFQTGGNGNALSMSEGAINGNRWGLRGSEDLGGGLSAIFNLESGYNIATGKSDQQQQLFGRFAWVGLQSDRFGTLKLGRQYGAVYSFFAFTFDPIGGGNLPATEWSLFFTGSRFDDTVEYDNQFGPVALKLQRSLGGQPGSNSSGSTTAGSAIYAFNGGKVGVAGAESKDAQGHKLVVGSVGTLYTYGPFGLYLYGLDARRDAGFAVAAANSGGALANTGIINNLTTAAGPQTKARNDLNVHVGATWQPAADLVFTLSYSYDYAHNVTPGGNGTIQTVYGVADYLLSKRTDVYLEMDHTHLSGASVNDLNAPISFAGARNNFGAGLSLRTRF; encoded by the coding sequence TTGAGAAAGCTGACTATCGCCGCGGCCATGATGGCGGCGGCAACCGCCTGCCATGCGCAGAGCAGCGTGACGCTGTACGGCCTGATCGACGAAGCGGTACGGTTCCAGACGGGCGGAAACGGCAATGCGCTTTCGATGAGCGAAGGCGCGATCAACGGCAACCGGTGGGGGCTCCGCGGTTCGGAGGATCTCGGCGGCGGGCTGAGTGCGATCTTCAATCTGGAGTCGGGATACAACATCGCGACCGGCAAGTCCGACCAGCAGCAGCAACTGTTCGGACGGTTCGCGTGGGTCGGCCTGCAGAGCGACCGTTTCGGCACGCTGAAGCTCGGCCGGCAATATGGCGCGGTCTATAGCTTCTTCGCGTTCACCTTCGACCCGATCGGCGGAGGCAACCTGCCTGCGACGGAGTGGTCGCTGTTCTTCACGGGTAGCCGCTTCGACGACACCGTCGAGTACGACAACCAGTTCGGTCCGGTGGCGCTGAAGCTGCAGCGTTCGCTCGGCGGTCAGCCCGGCAGCAACAGTTCGGGCAGCACGACCGCGGGCTCCGCGATTTACGCGTTCAACGGCGGCAAGGTCGGCGTGGCCGGTGCCGAGTCGAAGGATGCGCAGGGGCACAAGCTCGTGGTAGGCTCGGTCGGCACGCTGTACACGTATGGTCCGTTCGGACTGTATCTGTACGGCCTCGATGCGCGGCGCGATGCCGGCTTCGCGGTGGCGGCGGCCAACAGCGGCGGCGCGCTCGCCAACACCGGGATCATCAACAACCTGACGACGGCGGCCGGTCCGCAGACGAAAGCCCGTAACGATCTGAACGTTCATGTGGGCGCCACCTGGCAACCCGCCGCGGACCTGGTGTTCACGCTGTCGTACTCGTACGACTACGCGCACAACGTCACGCCCGGCGGAAACGGAACGATCCAGACCGTCTACGGCGTCGCCGACTACCTGCTCAGCAAACGCACGGACGTGTATCTGGAGATGGATCACACGCACCTGAGCGGCGCTTCGGTGAACGATCTGAACGCGCCGATCAGCTTCGCCGGCGCGCGCAACAACTTCGGCGCGGGGTTGAGTCTGCGTACGCGCTTCTAG
- a CDS encoding HpcH/HpaI aldolase family protein: MSERHSSENAPSFRARLASGDFLVGTFIKTPTSHAIELLGQLRYDFVVIDAEHAAFDRGAIDVAMLAAHATDIPALVRVAGGTAPEIGTALDCGAEGVLVPHVNSASRAAEVVRMCRFRPGRRGYSGAPRAGGYGSAPMQQSVGRQDARTTVIAMIEDPEALDEIDAIVAVEGLDAVFVGRADLAVALGAPSAGAPAVLAAVERISGAARAVGKPVCVMVGDAREAPTFQASGATAFIVSSDQGLMRKAAAAALAEMEALRGAGRP; this comes from the coding sequence ATGTCAGAACGACACAGCAGCGAGAATGCACCGTCTTTCCGTGCGCGTCTTGCTTCGGGAGATTTTCTGGTCGGCACTTTCATCAAGACGCCAACGTCGCATGCGATCGAACTGCTCGGTCAGTTGCGGTACGACTTCGTCGTCATCGACGCGGAACATGCCGCTTTCGACCGTGGCGCAATCGACGTGGCCATGCTGGCGGCCCATGCGACGGACATCCCCGCGCTCGTGCGGGTCGCCGGCGGAACCGCCCCGGAGATCGGCACGGCGCTCGACTGCGGCGCCGAGGGTGTCCTCGTCCCCCACGTGAACTCGGCCTCGCGGGCAGCTGAAGTGGTCCGGATGTGCCGTTTCCGGCCCGGACGGCGCGGTTATTCCGGTGCGCCGCGTGCCGGCGGTTATGGCAGCGCGCCGATGCAGCAGAGCGTGGGGCGGCAGGACGCCCGCACGACGGTGATCGCGATGATCGAAGATCCGGAGGCGCTCGACGAGATCGACGCAATCGTGGCGGTGGAGGGGCTGGACGCGGTGTTTGTCGGGCGGGCGGACCTCGCCGTCGCGCTCGGTGCGCCGTCCGCCGGCGCGCCGGCGGTGCTGGCCGCTGTCGAGCGGATTTCCGGCGCGGCCCGTGCGGTCGGCAAGCCCGTTTGCGTCATGGTCGGCGACGCGCGGGAAGCGCCGACGTTTCAGGCCAGCGGCGCGACGGCTTTTATCGTGTCGTCGGACCAGGGGCTCATGCGCAAGGCCGCGGCTGCTGCACTCGCGGAGATGGAGGCGTTGCGCGGCGCGGGCCGTCCGTGA
- a CDS encoding mandelate racemase/muconate lactonizing enzyme family protein, translating into MKITALETLHADAGWYTISFVKLSTDEGLVGWSEYRTDAGNAGLTAVIEGLGRLLVGADPRQIEQIDALLRARTRQAPGGLNSQAVAALLNALFDVKAHALGVPVSALFGGQVRTRIPLYWSHCGSYRLRHAQVLGVEPVRTLDDIVRLGAEVRQRGFGALKASILLDDQGQLRSFGPGFGWSPGFPELNVDRQVLQSVDQLLAAFREGAGNDVMLMLDANCHFRPEGAWQIARAVAPHDLTWLEIDLPEPAALAAVRRAGHCPVASCEAVYGRRALRSYLDLQAVDVAIIDVNWNGFLEAVKMASLADSYDVNVATHSYGGCLGECISAQFAAAVPNLRIMEIDVDHVPWAREFVTHPPVIEDGVLVLSDRPGWGTGINEEAVRAYPPARR; encoded by the coding sequence ATGAAAATCACCGCACTGGAAACCCTGCATGCCGATGCCGGCTGGTACACGATCTCGTTCGTCAAGCTGTCGACGGACGAAGGGCTCGTGGGCTGGTCCGAGTACCGGACCGATGCGGGAAACGCGGGGCTGACCGCGGTCATCGAAGGGCTCGGACGCCTGCTGGTCGGCGCGGATCCCCGGCAGATCGAGCAAATCGACGCGCTGCTGCGCGCGCGCACTCGGCAGGCGCCGGGCGGGCTCAACAGCCAGGCCGTCGCCGCGCTGCTCAACGCGCTCTTCGACGTCAAGGCGCACGCGCTGGGCGTGCCCGTGTCCGCGCTGTTCGGCGGCCAGGTCCGCACGCGCATTCCGCTGTACTGGTCGCATTGCGGCAGCTACCGGCTGCGTCATGCGCAGGTGCTGGGCGTCGAGCCGGTTCGCACGCTCGACGACATCGTCCGGCTTGGCGCTGAGGTCCGGCAGCGCGGATTCGGCGCGCTGAAGGCGAGCATCCTGCTGGACGACCAGGGGCAGTTGCGCAGCTTCGGTCCCGGGTTCGGCTGGTCGCCGGGTTTTCCCGAGCTGAATGTCGACCGGCAGGTGCTGCAGTCGGTCGATCAACTGCTCGCCGCGTTTCGCGAAGGCGCCGGAAACGACGTCATGCTGATGCTCGACGCGAACTGTCATTTCCGGCCTGAAGGCGCATGGCAGATCGCGCGGGCGGTCGCGCCGCACGATCTGACGTGGCTTGAAATCGACCTGCCCGAGCCGGCTGCGCTGGCGGCCGTGCGGCGCGCGGGCCACTGTCCGGTTGCGTCGTGCGAAGCCGTCTACGGCCGCCGGGCATTGCGGTCTTACCTGGACCTGCAGGCGGTCGACGTGGCGATCATCGACGTGAACTGGAACGGCTTTCTGGAGGCGGTCAAGATGGCCAGCCTCGCGGACAGCTACGACGTCAATGTCGCGACACATAGTTACGGCGGTTGCCTCGGGGAATGCATCAGCGCGCAGTTCGCGGCGGCGGTTCCCAACCTGAGGATCATGGAGATCGACGTCGACCATGTGCCGTGGGCTCGCGAATTCGTGACTCATCCGCCGGTCATCGAAGACGGTGTGCTGGTTCTGTCCGACCGGCCGGGCTGGGGCACCGGGATCAACGAGGAAGCGGTGCGGGCCTATCCGCCGGCGCGCCGTTAG
- a CDS encoding nuclear transport factor 2 family protein — protein sequence MELSSPLAIRMEIDALLADYWHDVDHNWGRTAHAFYTEQGVFESSAGRTREGRAAIQAFYTDRHARGERVSRHLVCNLRVSEIGERSATARWVLLLHAADGQPVLPSEPPILIADVTDRCERAADGRWQIAYRRIDALFKGEKATTA from the coding sequence ATGGAACTGTCTTCACCGCTGGCGATCAGGATGGAAATCGACGCGCTGCTGGCCGATTACTGGCACGACGTCGACCACAACTGGGGGCGCACCGCGCACGCGTTCTACACGGAGCAGGGCGTGTTCGAAAGCAGCGCCGGACGCACCCGCGAAGGACGCGCGGCCATCCAGGCGTTCTACACCGACCGTCACGCTCGCGGCGAGCGCGTATCGAGGCATCTGGTCTGCAACCTGCGCGTGTCGGAAATCGGCGAGCGCAGTGCCACCGCGCGCTGGGTGCTGCTGCTCCATGCGGCCGACGGGCAGCCGGTGCTGCCGTCGGAGCCGCCGATCCTGATCGCCGACGTGACGGACCGGTGCGAACGCGCGGCGGACGGCCGCTGGCAGATCGCGTACCGCCGGATCGACGCGCTGTTCAAGGGAGAAAAGGCCACGACGGCCTGA
- a CDS encoding Bug family tripartite tricarboxylate transporter substrate binding protein, whose protein sequence is MAWAVAAFSTPVLAAYPEKPIRLIVPFSPGGGGDVQGRLIAASVGARLHQPIVVENRAGAGGNIGTTYVAHAEPDGYTLLLATAATVINPTVWAHPGFDAHKDLVAVAGWSTSPLLILANPAVPVHNLHELVDYAHSQPGKLSYASGGIGIITDVEMAMLDQNQQLKLLSVPYPGQAPAVTAVVGGYVGLISDSVASGLPFVKGDKLRALAVTSPARIPSLPDVPTVTEQGYPELARSAWYGLVAPAGTPPAVLKVLSDAVSAALDQPETRQRLANVGAIPFRQDYVAFQKFMDTEGQTWAPVVVRANLHVK, encoded by the coding sequence ATGGCATGGGCTGTCGCGGCGTTCAGCACTCCGGTGCTGGCCGCTTATCCGGAGAAGCCCATCCGGCTGATCGTCCCGTTTTCGCCGGGCGGCGGCGGCGACGTGCAAGGCCGGCTGATCGCCGCGAGCGTCGGCGCGCGCCTGCACCAGCCGATCGTCGTCGAGAACCGCGCGGGCGCCGGCGGCAACATCGGCACGACCTATGTCGCTCATGCGGAGCCTGACGGTTATACGCTGCTGCTCGCCACGGCGGCGACGGTCATCAACCCGACTGTCTGGGCGCATCCGGGTTTCGATGCGCACAAGGATCTGGTGGCCGTCGCGGGCTGGAGCACGTCGCCGCTGCTGATCCTCGCCAATCCGGCCGTGCCGGTTCACAACCTTCACGAGCTGGTCGACTACGCGCACAGCCAGCCCGGCAAACTGAGTTATGCGAGCGGCGGCATCGGCATCATCACGGACGTCGAAATGGCGATGCTCGACCAGAACCAGCAGTTGAAGCTGCTTTCCGTGCCGTACCCCGGCCAGGCGCCGGCGGTGACCGCCGTGGTGGGCGGTTACGTCGGGCTGATTTCCGATTCGGTGGCCTCGGGCCTGCCGTTCGTGAAGGGCGACAAGCTGCGGGCGCTCGCGGTGACTTCGCCGGCGCGCATCCCGTCGTTGCCCGACGTGCCGACGGTCACCGAGCAGGGTTATCCGGAACTCGCCCGCTCGGCGTGGTACGGCCTCGTGGCGCCCGCCGGCACGCCGCCGGCGGTGCTCAAGGTGTTGAGCGACGCGGTGAGCGCGGCGCTGGATCAGCCGGAAACCCGGCAGCGCCTCGCGAACGTGGGCGCGATTCCGTTCCGGCAGGATTACGTGGCATTCCAGAAGTTCATGGACACCGAGGGCCAGACATGGGCGCCCGTGGTGGTCCGCGCCAACCTGCACGTGAAATGA
- a CDS encoding mandelate racemase/muconate lactonizing enzyme family protein: MRITKVSGLVYRQRIHHREAVLLGGTVSRPWHETVLVRVDTDEGLTGWGEAFGHFGVASTTLEALTQIVAPRCAGQDVLDDGLLPGLERTLHLLGASGPVVYALSGLDIALWDLRGKAAGKPVHALIASHAATSLPAYASLIRYHAPEVVASECREALSRGYAAVKLHEVDLAAIGAAAGVLRPTRTPLMVDVNCAWDLSQARAASRAMAAFDVRWLEEPIWPPDDHATLAALRDSTSVPVAAGENAASVGDLERLIAGHALDFVQPSVTKLGGIAALCRIAACAARHGVLVTPHSPYFGPGLLATIHVCAALAPGAWIEHLFYDLEEGPFDAGTVPREGRFAVPQAPGLGIEPNLAILENHST; this comes from the coding sequence ATGCGAATCACCAAGGTCAGCGGACTGGTCTACCGGCAGCGCATTCATCATCGCGAAGCCGTGCTGCTCGGCGGCACGGTTTCCCGGCCCTGGCACGAAACCGTGCTGGTGCGCGTCGATACCGACGAAGGACTGACCGGCTGGGGCGAAGCGTTCGGCCACTTCGGCGTGGCATCCACGACGCTCGAAGCGTTGACGCAGATCGTCGCCCCCCGCTGCGCCGGACAGGACGTGCTCGACGACGGCTTGCTGCCGGGTCTCGAACGGACGCTGCATCTGCTCGGCGCGAGCGGTCCCGTGGTCTACGCGCTGAGCGGACTGGACATCGCGCTGTGGGACCTGCGCGGCAAGGCGGCGGGCAAGCCGGTTCACGCGCTGATCGCGAGCCACGCCGCGACGTCGTTGCCGGCCTACGCGAGCCTGATCCGCTATCACGCGCCCGAGGTGGTCGCGAGCGAGTGCCGGGAAGCGTTGTCCCGCGGTTATGCGGCCGTCAAGCTGCACGAAGTCGACCTGGCGGCGATCGGCGCGGCGGCCGGGGTGCTCAGGCCCACCCGCACCCCGCTGATGGTCGACGTCAATTGCGCGTGGGACCTGTCGCAGGCGCGCGCGGCGAGCCGGGCGATGGCGGCGTTCGACGTGCGCTGGCTCGAAGAGCCGATCTGGCCGCCGGACGACCACGCGACGCTCGCGGCGTTGCGCGACAGCACGTCGGTGCCGGTCGCCGCCGGGGAGAACGCGGCGTCGGTTGGCGACCTCGAACGCCTGATCGCAGGCCACGCGCTGGATTTCGTTCAGCCGAGCGTGACCAAGCTCGGCGGAATCGCGGCGCTGTGCCGGATCGCGGCCTGCGCGGCCCGCCACGGCGTGCTGGTGACGCCGCATTCGCCGTACTTCGGACCGGGCCTGCTGGCGACGATCCATGTCTGCGCGGCGCTCGCGCCCGGCGCATGGATCGAACATCTGTTTTACGACCTCGAAGAAGGGCCGTTCGATGCGGGGACCGTGCCACGCGAAGGCCGGTTCGCCGTGCCCCAGGCGCCAGGGCTGGGCATCGAGCCGAACCTCGCGATCCTCGAAAATCACTCAACCTGA